One Anaerolineales bacterium genomic window, TGCCCGGGAAGGCTGCACCAGAGCCAGACATTGTTGCCCCGATAGCAACAGCAGTACCAGAGGCCGGCACCGCAGTCCCTACTGCGATCCCGACTACAATCCCTGAGCCTCTGCCTTCCGGATATATGGATCTCCTGCAGAATAAGATTGCCTCCGGCGAGTGGACCCTGGAAGAGGGTCTGGTAACAATGCTCAGGCTTTTCGCCGGAGAGATCCAGATCAGCGAGGCCGGCCTGGGACAGGGCGTACTGGTGACTGAGGGCACCAGCATCCTGACGCTGGCGGGCGGATACTTACAGACCGGAACCGATCAAGCCGTCAAAGACGAGATCACCCGCCTGGTCAACCTGCTCGTTCCCACCCAGGAAGCGCTCGACCGGTATTCGATCCCGGAGGAGCAGGCCACCGTCCGCGACGGCCGCGGGCCCGGGCTGGCAGCCCCGGCAAGGCAAGACCTGGTGGCCTGCGACCGTTTATGGGTCGACGGCTTTCCCGATGAGCGCACGCCGGCTTTTCCGTGCTACCTGTTTGGTGATCTAGTACTCGCCGGCAACTCTTACCGGGTGTATTACCCGCTGGCCTGGCGTGGGGATTCTAGCCGCGACCGTTACTATGAGGCTACGCTGAAAGCCGTTCAGAAGTCCATCGCTGAGTTCCAGAATTATGGTTCGGTTAGGCCGATCTTTTTCGTGTTCACTACCCTGGCCGACGAGAGGGATACCCCAGATCTTACTATTTTAGCCTCGACGGAAACAGGTTTCCGTCCGGCCGATGAGTTGCAAAAAACAGAAGCCTGCCCGGTCATCATAAATCCTGCTTCGATGACCCTGGACATCCCGCACTACGAACAGACCATAGCCCACGAGATCTTCCACTGTTTCCAGGCCTGGCACCTGCGCGATCAATTAAACAGGCCGGGAATGGACTCGTGGTGGTGGGGGGAAGGTACGGCCGAATATTTCGGCAATCTGGTTTACCCGTCGGTAAATGCTGAGCAGGAAGACTTTAAGGATTCTTTCATTGAGTTGTCTAAAGTCAGACCCTTGACGGACATGGACTATCAAAATTTCGTCT contains:
- a CDS encoding DUF6055 domain-containing protein, which produces MKKAIANILSLMFILVMAGCNLPGKAAPEPDIVAPIATAVPEAGTAVPTAIPTTIPEPLPSGYMDLLQNKIASGEWTLEEGLVTMLRLFAGEIQISEAGLGQGVLVTEGTSILTLAGGYLQTGTDQAVKDEITRLVNLLVPTQEALDRYSIPEEQATVRDGRGPGLAAPARQDLVACDRLWVDGFPDERTPAFPCYLFGDLVLAGNSYRVYYPLAWRGDSSRDRYYEATLKAVQKSIAEFQNYGSVRPIFFVFTTLADERDTPDLTILASTETGFRPADELQKTEACPVIINPASMTLDIPHYEQTIAHEIFHCFQAWHLRDQLNRPGMDSWWWGEGTAEYFGNLVYPSVNAEQEDFKDSFIELSKVRPLTDMDYQNFVFFQFLGNRIGPDGVIAMLRTMPTTPGRDAQLAALAAVPGMEDTFEDFVRSVLDHTLMDSDGTMMALELDFNDEYLFTEQSEVRILYGNPFVFTRYAVSFESEKNFGVETLSEGVGRSAWRARGSIGGWEPFPTAAAGGCEDLPYIGYVITTTPAAVRTEIISTTEVTEAPCDECLIGRWDATNDSVLSYMQSVISTGGEDIPTVESVTGTMFMDFKANGTGSGGYENLIVHETNVGGNAGTEVFYTFEGFSDGPFAADGSELIGLNGSMNMVVTVKIVASGIDMGSTTFPVQPEDFPVGSAIPTGYTCDGDTLNIWPPAPDIIVEPITYIRTSP